A section of the Pseudophryne corroboree isolate aPseCor3 chromosome 11, aPseCor3.hap2, whole genome shotgun sequence genome encodes:
- the LOC134969401 gene encoding uncharacterized protein LOC134969401, with protein sequence MSQNRQPAGEGPAPIVEDTVRAAPVMTPATPITMPYHFGAPWLPIYTGIAHSPETSILGDFKMKMQSMFRLYPLKEQQKVEILIGQLKGLALREVTSWPTEEKKTVDQILNRLATTFDTRTVSELKMHFFARKQQPGESLRGYALSLQEALRDVQQADPEEVHDKEKMLLDQFTEGARGEFVKTQLRLLRLQKPGSTFLDFKEAAIKVLGSSLTSGAVPQESIPDIPRYQENSDAQESSFKGATYPPAVKGVTVPCSKTCISDSSSELRGQLAELTRGVTEMCRELQILKRQQALLQEEMEWCKERRPLNSSQWDLYRNRETLFSNHFASQRRPIFQSCEGSRQIKREFEQPDRLNSKSMWLTRYVSQCPVVQVCINGVSMPALLDTGSQVTTIQATKFEQHWTEEQMFPSASTLINPIASNGHCIPCKGYWEAEIQIGRTVLPQQGFIITTVQDDGLPPVIVGMNVLRNCCEELVAALQGEFQTDKLQEKHSLQPGIAIQKGRIITELAVREEHGKNKASQTITEMPISSVQIIRKNTSMLGMNNIASGSRNCEQPIQGTSFDHLQDKSQMIRHLKALLKTGKYLTKRQRQESSPELLKLLRQRERLFEEKGQLVRCSVDPNTHYRISQLVIPRQSACYVLEEYHDKSGHPGCKRMETSIWNKFFWVEMREDIKRWCRNCPTCSVRRTLLPLSLQNPLSKTSCETESQDGMEEAHKMYLQQTKVVCHRQGGKKTRACKTENHHSQLQFCTACPKDSLERVQYSSMAGGLRFPRQTFQDHILSRFQPIAPGAYVNVL encoded by the coding sequence ATGTCACAAAACAGGCAACCTGCAGGAGAGGGACCAGCACCCATTGTTGAAGATACTGTAAGAGCAGCTCCAGTCATGACTCCTGCTACCCCAATCACCATGCCATACCACTTTGGGGCCCCTTGGCTCCCAATCTACACAGGTATTGCCCACAGCCCTGAAACCAGTATCTTAGGAGATTTCAAGATGAAAATGCAGTCTatgtttcgtctgtacccgctgaaggagcagcaaaaggtggagatcttgataggacagttgaaagggcttgcactaagagaggttacttcctggcctactgaagagaagaagactgtggaccagatcctcaacaggcttgctacaacatttgacacaaggacagtgtcagaacttaaaatgcacttctttgctcgaaagcaacaaccaggagagtcactacggggctatgccctcagcttgcaggaagcactcagagatgttcagcaagcagaccctgaggaagtgcatgacaaagagaaaatgttattggaccagttcactgaaggtgcaaggggcgaatttgtaaaaactcagctgcgactattgagattgcagaagcctggaagcacattcctggattttaaagaggctgcgattaaagttctaggctccagccttacttcaggggctgttccacaagagtctattccagatATACCAaggtatcaagagaattctgatgcccaggagtcaagttttaaaggagctacttacccacctgcagtaaaaggagtgacagtgccatgttcaaagacatgcatatctgactcttctagtgagttacgaggtcagctggctgaactgacacgtggtgtgacagaaatgtgcagagagctgcagattctgaagagacagcaaGCACTGCTCCAGGAAGAAATGGAATGGTGCAAagagaggagaccactgaacagttcccaatgggacctatatagaaacagggagacacttttttccaaccactttgcctcccaaaggcgacccatttttcaaagctgtgaaggcagcagacaaattaagagagaatttgagcagccagatcgTTTAAACTCCAAATccatgtggttaacccgttatgttagccaatgcccggtggttcaagtttgtATCAATGGTGTatcaatgcccgctctcttagacactggatcacaagtgaccacaatacaagcaacaaagtttgagcagcattggactgaggaacagatgtttccatcagcttccacattgataaacccgattgcaagcaatgggcactgcatcccttgcaaaggatactgggaagctgaaattcaaattggacgaacagtgctaccacagcaaggcttcatcatcaccactgtccaagatgatggattgcctccagtgatagtgggcatgaatgtgttgcggaactgctgtgaggagctcgtagcagcactccaaggagagtttcaaactgacaagctccaggagaaacacagccttcaacctgggatagccatACAAAAGGGAAGAATTATAACAGAATTAGCTGTAAGAGAGGAACATGGaaaaaataaggctagccaaaCAATCAcagaaatgcccatctccagtgtccagattatccgaaagaatacttcaatgttaggcatgaataatatagcatccgGTTCTcgaaactgtgagcaacctattcaaggaaccagttttgaccacctgcaagataaaagtcagatgataagacacctcaaagccttactgaagactgggaaatacctgaccaagcgacaaaggcaagaatcctcgccagaactcctgaagttgctgagacagcgagaaaggctgtttgaagagaaaggacagttggttcgatgtagtgtggatcctaatactcattataggatcagccaacttgtaattccaagacaaagtgcttgttatgtgcttgaagaatatcatgacaagtcaggtcaccctgggtgcaaaaggatggaaacaagcatctggaataagttcttttgggttgaaatgagggaagacatcaagagatggtgccgaaactgtccaacctgttctgtaagaagaaccttgctgcctctttctctccagaatccattgtccaAAACTAGCTGTGAgactgaatcccaagatggaatggaagaggctcataaaatgtatttacagcagactaaggtggtttgtcaccgacaaggaggcaagaagactagggcttgcaaaacagaaaaccaccatagtcagctgcagttttgtacagcatgtcccaaagacagtttagaaagagttcaatactcatccatggcaggagggttgaggtttcctagacaaacttttcaagaccatatactgtccagatttcaacctATTGCTCCAGGAGCATatgttaatgtactatag